A single region of the Actinoplanes sp. SE50/110 genome encodes:
- a CDS encoding flagellar brake protein: MVAAVSSTVELPAVGTPMFLVLGEGMNFRSRLEAVDGDRFTVAAPLETAGPVVISAGQQFDVFWAPPSTRIVLPARLVAVSDEAPFRWSLTAAGLPQHSNRREFVRGGGGAAVRLTTDDGEIEGALLDISEGGLRCWIDEPAALAAGGRMAAAVTLGAAGTIEVSGTILSVREAPYGDPGRHVVLTFDPRESAARAIRRYVMEWEINERRLHRDAA; this comes from the coding sequence ATGGTTGCTGCGGTCTCTTCCACCGTCGAGCTGCCCGCCGTCGGCACGCCGATGTTTCTCGTCCTCGGTGAGGGGATGAACTTCCGGTCGCGCCTCGAGGCGGTGGACGGTGACCGTTTCACGGTCGCCGCGCCGTTGGAGACCGCCGGCCCGGTCGTGATCTCGGCCGGTCAGCAGTTCGACGTCTTCTGGGCGCCGCCGAGCACCCGGATCGTGCTCCCGGCCCGGCTGGTCGCGGTCTCCGACGAGGCGCCGTTCCGGTGGAGTCTCACCGCGGCGGGGCTCCCGCAGCACAGCAACCGCCGCGAGTTCGTCCGCGGTGGTGGTGGCGCCGCCGTCCGGTTGACCACCGACGACGGTGAGATCGAGGGCGCCCTGCTGGACATCAGCGAGGGCGGGCTGCGCTGCTGGATCGACGAGCCGGCGGCGCTGGCCGCGGGCGGGCGGATGGCGGCCGCCGTCACGCTCGGCGCCGCGGGCACGATCGAGGTGAGCGGCACGATCCTGTCGGTCCGCGAGGCCCCGTACGGCGATCCGGGCCGGCATGTGGTGCTGACGTTCGACCCGCGGGAAAGCGCGGCCCGGGCGATCCGCCGCTACGTGATGGAGTGGGAGATCAACGAGCGCCGTCTCCACCGGGACGCCGCCTGA
- a CDS encoding flavin monoamine oxidase family protein, translating into MSHPVQLLGSAVSRWGADPWALGSWSLIGRHGGPRDRVALGTPIGGRVRIAGEATHATRAGMTHGAYEQGLAAAAWAADRGHARVAVVGAGMAGLAAARALTDGGVEVTIWEARDRIGGRTAGVDVAGGAFDLGANWLQQYDENVLARIAEDLGLTMIVTDFNDPLVLRGEPFPDGLEDDLRRRLASAAPDAGIADVLDAWLRDPAPWTAAEIHRFVAAEIVMDAGAPLSWLSARHGFEPGVGEGDRWIAGGYRLLVRHLATGIDVRLRHPARHLLTLPDGVVLTGDAGTLRADAAIVTAPVPVLAAGAITFDPPLPEPHRTALSRLGAGRVEKVILRFDRRFWPEHGYYRVHGPSELCISEWLDASAADGVPTLVGLFAGPWLDDLWTGTDREVAARAAEVFRAAVG; encoded by the coding sequence ATGTCGCATCCGGTGCAGTTGCTCGGTTCCGCGGTGTCCCGGTGGGGCGCTGATCCGTGGGCGCTCGGCTCGTGGAGCCTGATCGGCCGGCACGGCGGCCCGCGGGACCGGGTCGCGCTCGGCACGCCGATCGGCGGCCGGGTGCGGATCGCGGGGGAGGCCACCCACGCGACGCGCGCCGGGATGACCCATGGCGCGTACGAGCAGGGCCTTGCCGCGGCCGCCTGGGCCGCGGATCGGGGGCATGCCCGCGTCGCGGTGGTCGGCGCCGGGATGGCCGGCCTGGCCGCGGCCCGCGCGCTCACCGATGGTGGCGTCGAGGTGACGATCTGGGAGGCGCGGGACCGGATCGGCGGCCGGACAGCCGGGGTCGACGTCGCCGGGGGCGCCTTCGATCTGGGCGCCAACTGGCTGCAGCAGTACGACGAGAACGTCCTCGCGCGGATCGCCGAGGACCTCGGTCTCACCATGATCGTGACCGATTTCAACGATCCGCTGGTGCTGCGCGGCGAGCCGTTCCCCGACGGCCTCGAGGACGATCTGCGCCGGCGTCTGGCCTCGGCCGCGCCGGACGCGGGCATCGCCGACGTGCTCGACGCCTGGCTGCGCGATCCGGCCCCGTGGACCGCCGCGGAGATCCATCGTTTCGTCGCCGCCGAGATCGTCATGGACGCCGGCGCCCCGCTGTCCTGGCTGAGCGCCCGGCACGGCTTCGAGCCGGGCGTCGGTGAGGGCGACCGCTGGATCGCCGGCGGTTACCGTCTGCTCGTTCGACACCTGGCGACCGGAATCGACGTACGTCTTCGGCACCCGGCCCGCCACCTCCTGACCCTGCCGGACGGCGTGGTCCTGACCGGTGACGCCGGCACCCTGCGCGCCGACGCGGCCATCGTGACGGCCCCGGTGCCGGTCCTGGCCGCCGGCGCCATCACCTTCGACCCGCCGCTGCCGGAGCCGCACCGCACCGCCCTGTCGCGGCTGGGCGCCGGCCGGGTGGAGAAGGTGATCCTGCGGTTCGACCGGCGGTTCTGGCCGGAGCACGGCTACTACCGGGTGCACGGTCCCTCCGAGCTCTGCATCAGCGAGTGGCTGGACGCCAGCGCCGCCGACGGCGTCCCGACCCTGGTCGGCCTGTTCGCCGGCCCGTGGCTGGACGACCTGTGGACCGGCACCGACCGGGAGGTCGCCGCCCGCGCCGCCGAGGTGTTCCGCGCCGCGGTCGGGTAG
- a CDS encoding DUF3592 domain-containing protein, translating to MTSTRWTAGCLTVAAVLGLLAAGVFLVDDHQRGRIVDQGHQVRAVVTADHEDEFDHWYTVDYPVQGTTRSADLRYPWVIDTFPVGSELTVYVDADRPERIATADGYSTPVWASAPGFLAVLAVAAAFASTAGFVSNRRSS from the coding sequence ATGACCTCGACCCGTTGGACCGCGGGCTGCCTGACGGTCGCCGCCGTCCTCGGCCTGCTCGCCGCCGGCGTCTTCCTGGTCGACGACCACCAGCGCGGCCGGATCGTCGACCAGGGCCATCAGGTGCGGGCCGTGGTCACCGCCGACCACGAGGACGAGTTCGACCACTGGTACACCGTCGACTACCCGGTACAGGGCACCACCCGCAGCGCCGACCTGCGGTATCCGTGGGTGATCGACACCTTCCCGGTCGGCTCGGAGCTCACCGTCTACGTCGACGCGGACCGTCCGGAGCGGATCGCCACCGCGGACGGCTACTCCACGCCGGTGTGGGCCTCCGCCCCGGGCTTCCTCGCCGTGCTGGCGGTCGCCGCGGCGTTCGCCTCGACCGCGGGCTTCGTCAGCAACCGGAGGAGCTCCTGA